A stretch of Mycobacterium sp. ITM-2016-00316 DNA encodes these proteins:
- a CDS encoding thioesterase family protein has translation MSVLFSDAMRLRSAGDGVYEGALNEHWTIGPKVHGGAMLALCANAARAELAEPSGGLERSDPGINPMEPIAVSGNFLWAPDPGALRVITTVRKRGRRISLVDVELMQGDRVAVRAAVTLGVPEHDAPPLLSTNPVVPLMTPEPPPGLEPIGPGHRMADIVHLAHGCDIRPSLTTMAPRSDGGPPVIEYWVRPRGEAPDVLFALLCGDVSAPVTFGVNRFGWAPTVQLTAFLRARPADGWLRVLCTTTQIGQEWFDEDHVVVDSAGRIVVQTRQLALVPST, from the coding sequence ATGAGCGTGTTGTTCAGCGATGCCATGCGCCTGCGGTCGGCCGGCGACGGCGTGTACGAGGGTGCGCTCAACGAGCACTGGACCATCGGGCCCAAGGTGCACGGCGGGGCGATGCTGGCGCTGTGTGCGAATGCGGCGCGCGCCGAGCTGGCCGAACCGTCCGGCGGGCTGGAGCGCAGCGACCCGGGGATCAACCCAATGGAACCCATTGCGGTGTCCGGGAACTTTCTGTGGGCACCGGATCCCGGCGCCCTGCGGGTCATCACGACCGTGCGCAAACGTGGCCGCCGGATCAGCCTGGTCGACGTCGAACTGATGCAGGGCGACCGGGTGGCGGTCCGCGCGGCGGTCACCCTCGGCGTCCCCGAGCACGATGCGCCGCCGCTGCTGTCGACCAACCCCGTCGTGCCGTTGATGACGCCCGAACCGCCGCCCGGGCTGGAGCCGATCGGTCCCGGACACCGGATGGCCGACATTGTGCATCTGGCCCACGGATGCGATATCCGGCCGTCGTTGACGACCATGGCGCCGCGCTCGGATGGCGGACCACCGGTCATCGAGTACTGGGTGCGGCCCCGGGGCGAAGCTCCCGATGTGCTTTTCGCCCTGCTGTGTGGCGATGTGTCGGCCCCGGTGACGTTCGGGGTCAACCGGTTCGGCTGGGCCCCCACCGTCCAGCTGACGGCCTTCCTGCGGGCCCGCCCGGCCGACGGCTGGCTGCGGGTGCTGTGCACCACGACCCAGATCGGTCAGGAGTGGTTCGACGAGGACCATGTCGTGGTGGACTCGGCGGGCCGCATCGTGGTGCAGACCCGTCAGCTCGCGCTGGTGCCGTCGACGTAG